The Bradysia coprophila strain Holo2 unplaced genomic scaffold, BU_Bcop_v1 contig_732, whole genome shotgun sequence genome has a window encoding:
- the LOC119084026 gene encoding uncharacterized protein LOC119084026, whose translation MGIPFNSSETPMSRPNTDNSYNEKLNLDTTDSQTVASIQPPKSIEPAEFDLDVPTIEVISLPTEKIKPEHRSSVKEFFRQLIGITPGIIILLLTGIQLCWAVSEFDMAVYNKMYSDSIYKIGMIIVCGFYLGAMLGQLVGAILVVHLRKKFIYLVCAFLLIVSGELLKNCYVAPYHIIGRILLGLVHSIAQLTVITYASEATTKGIRIKLLSSLAFINMLSIWMGTGLAIGNTGFNEDLIENPENATIALEDREYVVDDLNIVSISGMVIMVIASIALILTPFITRESIPFLVRNKSNEIAYKEFVALAQISENDSSSVGEFEKWKNSILMHPQHSMHIFRKENFKSLMLLYHTRILSLLFNSIFVSVMFTRVLLFDEETNLKWFYNETMSYDIKEMEYSLDVLLGFKTIAFTCGVVLLLFGMKWKINRFCYKLAFVWGLSAFVIYVTYSCLDVMKFKPPVLVMAIFVYSIMTIYMIVPFKLDVLQYGQIAEIYDEENGNYKLWSLAFVGCLEHFLHILLLMTIFLFPSLGALLTDFGIFYISLWLLKNVPSDGAVCPLKNVFRKVTNLKYLKY comes from the exons ATGGGAATTCCATTTAATTCTTCGGAGACACCTATGTCGAGACCAAACACCGATAATTCTTACaatgaaaagttaaatttggATACAACTGATTCACAGACCGTTGCCTCGATTCAACCTCCGAAATCGATAGAGCCAGCTGAATTTGACTTGGACGTACCAACGATCGAAGTAATATCTTTACcaacagaaaaaattaaaccaGAGCATCGAAGTAGCGTAAAGGAGTTTTTCCGGCAACTGATTGGTATTACACCTG GCATAATTATACTTTTGCTAACCGGGATACAACTATGTTGGGCTGTGTCAGAGTTCGATATGGCTGtttacaacaaaatgtatTCGGATTCAATATACAAAATTGGAATGATAATAGTATGCGGTTTCTATCTCGGAGCAATGTTGGGTCAATTGGTTGGTGCAATTTTAGTTGTTCATCTgagaaagaaattcatttat TTGGTTTGCGCCTTTCTTCTCATCGTCAGTGGTGAACtcctaaaaaattgttacGTAGCACCATACCATataatcggacgcattttgcTGGGACTTGTACATTCAATTGCTCAGCTGACTGTAATCACTTATGCATCCGAGGCGACAACAAAAGGCATTCGCATCAAACTTCTGTCATCTTTGGCATTTATCAACATGTTATCGATCTGGATGGGAACAGGACTCGCAATCGGCAATACGGGTTTCAATGAggatttaattgaaaatcctGAAAATGCTACAATTGCACTCGAAGATAGGGAGTATGTGGTTGATGATCTAAATATTGTTTCGATCTCTGGCATGGTTATTATGGTGATCGCAAGCATAGCGTTAATATTGACACCATTCATAACCAGAGAAAGCATACCGTTCTTAGTACGTAACAAGAGCAACGAGATTGCTTACAAGGAATTCGTTGCTCTTGCTCAGATAAGTGAAAATGACTCAAGTTCAGTAGGCGAATTTGAGAAATGGAAGAATTCTATTTTGATGCATCCACAACACTCCATGCACATTTTccggaaagaaaattttaaatctttgaTGTTGTTATATCACACTCGCATTCTGAGCTTATTGTTTAACAGCATTTTTGTATCCGTCATGTTCACGCGTGTACTACTTTTTGATGAGGAGACGAATCTCAAATGGTTCTATAATGAGACAATGTCATATGATATCAAAGAGATGGAATATTCACTGGATGTGCTGCTTGGATTTAAGACAATTGCATTTACGTGTGGAGTAGTTCTTCTACTGTTCGGtatgaaatggaaaatcaatcgattttgCTATAAATTAGCCTTCGTGTGGGGTTTGAGTGCATTTGTCATCTATGTGACTTACAGTTGCTTGGATGTTATGAAGTTTAAACCACCGGTTCTCGTAATGGCAATTTTTGTATATTCCATCATGACTATTTACATGATAGTACCGTTTAAGCTTGACGTTCTACAATATGGACAAATTGCAGAAATTTACGATGAAGAAAATGGCAATTACAAATTATGGAGCCTGGCTTTCGTTGGTTGCCTCGAACATTTTCTGCACATTTTGCTCTTGATGACTATATTTTTGTTCCCATCATTGGGCGCTCTGCTAactgattttggaattttttacatCAGTCTATGGCTGTTGAAAAA